A window of the Archocentrus centrarchus isolate MPI-CPG fArcCen1 chromosome 17, fArcCen1, whole genome shotgun sequence genome harbors these coding sequences:
- the rb1cc1 gene encoding RB1-inducible coiled-coil protein 1, with translation MKLYVFQVNNGSTLTFDTDLAVQTVQELKHAIQAKYKIAIPHQVLVVNGGECMAAERRVCSYSAGTETNPIFLFNKEMILSDRDPTIPKTTFSIESEIQVKVEESLLMPAVFHTVASRTQLALEMFEVANKLCSFCERLVHDEHLQHQGWAAIMANLDDCTLSYQKLLMKFNTAYTNYQHDLEEIKVKLTKLGTAVSVMAKIPLLECLTRQSYRESIEKSSSTPEKDSDETEEEKSTDSVLCTTEVQMPSKSSASFSASETATCKPAEDQESKEMTDSGGLRAALLDDDTPELSNLSSFNVTLLDWINVQDRPNDVESVVRKCFDSINRLDPRIIQPFLAECHDTISKLDNQNMKSIKGLEDRLYALDQMLASCKKLVNEQKELAQGFLANQKRAENLKDTSVLPDLCMSHTNQLMIMLNNHRKLLEIKKKCTTAKQELANNLQVRLKWCCYVMLHADQDAEKLQALFRLLTELMERVRVVEALSTVPQMYCLAVVEVVRRKMFMRHYREWANALIKDGKQLYEAEKFKRESFGKLFRKSFLRNRLFRGLDSWPPTSFCTRKPRRFDDELPDISLEDLQYLKSCCPVEVQPFLMVPTVCDFEPLNHHIETLHQLVQAAQSVDEMSQTITDLLSEQRVSCSQSAHRSITLSPQSDMPANTKVVSPKTPSSLSLQGPSCQPLHVPIEDLSPDSIDAQTFDFETIGHPNMDPVLQQGSLDLDSLAESPESDFMSAVNEFVIEENLTSPNPISDPTSPEMMVESLYSSVINAIDSKRMQDTTVLERENSRIAVLKQVIERYQSAAEESHSNLRNVKDDLCHLRGLMLKEQHDFGFVLRSMSTEVCSIVDNICQTHEQELKEQHQSELLAVRQDLEKKVQTLTEENQVNQNIVRDVQRAMLELEGLMERKEKELTQLENERERWVQMDGVQTDKIKNLEQIISDQAEEVKMLTASRDSLATQLENLHFEIERSQQKIRQELEVVAQNNLKELQDRLKQEHKAEMETLMKDNHEALEHLSVENSAKLNEAADHHATAIKRKDSQAKELEARIAELAELRCKLEVELALKESETEELKRLFEEARIQQEEAVKSQVEAETKVLGEELAAVKKELQLKNEEYEVDLAELRTLMRIEKDHCISELVDRHEEETILLSNKLSSLQQQAQDTERSHTEQKQKLKEELDQQLAALCDEKEKQLRSFREQEQELRTVISSLQEKNDLLSQKLEQDRHAIEKPLEKVKATEAAAPDAFKELQQQKVEMEKTLSEKIRLLENELHDVRSSKSGEGLSLHAEGRADAGAPLSLDSALQERLQQERASLQAQMELMEKKKNEEIQNIKTSLIAEQQTNFNTVLTREKMKKEQIISELTEKLRKVTQQQEKDKALIEKLSEDRASVMQEKKHLEEELNHLRGTALVSSAFFNPNPLAQEATEAGAAAAAAARALPVAGACSSEPLAETDRLASVTAIRDDEHVDSAVEASMVTVHDAMMSEEKQRIILLERTLHMKEEENKRLSQRLMSQSMSSVSSRHSDKIAIRDFQVGDLVLIILDERHDNYVLFTVGPTLYFLHSESLTALDLKPASGTSRRPWVLGKVMEKEYCQAKKAQNRFKVPLGTKFYRVKAVPWNRKV, from the exons ATGAAGTTGTATGTGTTCCAGGTCAACAATGGCAGCACATTGACGTTTGATACGGACCTTGCTGTCCAAAC TGTACAGGAGCTCAAACATGCCATCCAAGCCAAATATAAAATTGCAATTCCACATCAAGTCCTTGTTGTTAACGGAGGAGAATGTATGGCTGCAGAGAGACGAGTTTGCAGCTACAGTGCTGGCACT gaAACTAACCCCATATTCCTGTTCAACAAAGAGATGATCTTGTCTGACCGGGATCCAACGATCCCCAAAACCACCTTCTCAATTGAGAGTGAGATTCAGGTTAAGGTGGAGGAGTCTCTTTTGATGCCAGCTGTTTTTCACACTGTTGCCTCTAGAACACAACTTGCTCTG GAAATGTTTGAAGTTGCCAACAAACTTTGCTCTTTTTGTGAACGTTTGGTTCATGATGAACACCTTCAACACCAAGGCTGGGCTGCTATAATGGCTAATCTGGACGACTGCACTTTGTCTTATCAGAAGTTGCTCATGAAATTCAACACAGCTTATACAAATTATCAACATGATTTGGAGGAAATAAAAGTGAAACTTACAAA GTTAGGGACAGCAGTTTCTGTAATGGCCAAGATACCTCTGCTGGAATGTTTGACCCGTCAAAGTTACAGAGAGAGCATAGAGAAGTCCAGCTCAACCCCAGAAAAGGATTCAGatgagacagaagaagaaaaatccacTGACTCTGTGCTCTGCACAACTGAAGTACAGATGCCCTCCAAGTCATCAGCATCCTTCTCTGCTTCAGAGACAGCCACCTGTAAGCCAGCTGAAGACCAGGAGTCAAAAGAAATGACTGATAGTGGTGGCCTGAGAGCTGCACTTTTAGATGATGACACTCCAGAGCTCAGCAACCTGTCCTCGTTCAATGTTACGTTACTAGATTGGATCAATGTGCAAGACAGGCCCAATGATGTGGAATCAGTTGTAAGGAAATGCTTTGACTCTATCAATAGG CTTGACCCGCGGATCATTCAGCCTTTCCTAGCAGAATGTCATGACACAATTTCCAAGCTAGATAATCAAAACATGAAATCCATCAAAGGGCTTGAAGACAGGTTGTATGCTCTAGACCAGATGCTTGCAAGCTGTAAGAAGTTGGTGAATGAGCAGAAAGAACTTGCTCAG GGATTTTTGGCCAATCAGAAGCGGGCTGAAAACCTGAAGGATACATCTGTTCTGCCTGACTTATGTATGAGTCACACCAACCAGCTGATGATCATGCTGAACAACCACAGGAAACTGCTGGAGATTAAAAAGAAGTGCACCACTGCCAAACAAGAGCTAGCAAACAACCTTCAAGTCAGACTCAA ATGGTGCTGCTACGTGATGCTTCATGCAGACCAGGATGCGGAGAAGCTTCAGGCTCTATTCAGACTTCTGACCGAGCTAATGGAAAGAGTGAGAGTGGTGGAGGCCCTCAGTACTGTGCCCCAGATGTACTGCCTGGCAGTCGTGGAGGTCGTCAGGAGAAAAATGTTCATGCGCCACTACAGAGAG TGGGCCAATGCACTTATCAAGGATGGAAAACAATTGTATGAGGCGGAAAAGTTCAAAAGGGAATCCTTTGGGAAACTCTTTC GGAAGTCTTTCCTCCGAAATCGGTTGTTTAGAGGACTTGATTCATGGCCTCCAACATCATTTTGT ACACGAAAGCCGAGAAGGTTTGATGACGAACTTCCAGACATCTCACTTGAGGACCTGCAGTACTTGAAATCTTGTTGTCCTGTTGAGGTGCAGCCTTTCCTCAT gGTTCCCACAGTGTGCGACTTTGAGCCCTTAAATCACCACATAGAGACACTTCATCAACTGGTCCAAGCTGCGCAGAGTGTGGACGAGATGTCTCAGACGATTACTGACCTCCTAAGTGAACAAAGG gTATCTTGTAGTCAGAGTGCCCACAGGTCAATCACGTTGTCGCCACAGTCTGACATGCCTGCAAACACAAAAGTGGTGTCCCCCAAAACTCCTTCCTCTCTCAGCCTTCAGGGCCCCAGCTGCCAACCTCTTCATGTTCCTATAGAGGACTTATCCCCAGACAGCATTGATGCACAAACATTTGATTTTGAAACCATTGGCCATCCAAACATGGATCCAGTCCTGCAGCAGGGATCCCTTGACTTGGATTCTCTGGCAGAGAGCCCTGAATCAGACTTCATGTCAGCTGTCAATGAGTTTGTGATTGAAGAGAACTTGACCTCTCCAAACCCTATCAGTGATCCTACTAGCCCTGAAATGATGGTGGAATCTCTGTACTCCTCAGTCATTAACGCTATTGATAGCAAGCGAATGCAAGATACCACAGTACTAGAGAGGGAGAACTCAAGGATCGCTGTTCTCAAACAAGTTATTGAGAGGTATCAAAGTGCTGCGGAGGAGTCCCATTCCAACTTAAGAAATGTAAAGGATGACCTCTGTCATTTACGAGGTCTGATGTTAAAAGAACAACATGACTTCGGCTTTGTTTTGCGTAGTATGAGCACAGAGGTGTGCAGTATTGTTGACAACATCTGCCAGACCCATGAGCAAGAGTTGAAGGAGCAGCATCAAAGTGAGCTTCTGGCCGTACGGCAAGACCTTGAGAAGAAGGTTCAGACACTAACAGAGGAAAACCAAGTAAATCAGAATATTGTTAGAGATGTCCAGCGTGCAATGCTGGAGCTTGAAGGGCTTATGGAGCGCAAGGAGAAGGAACTGACTCAGCTTGAGAATGAGAGGGAGCGATGGGTTCAAATGGATGGTGTTCAGACTGACAAGATCAAAAACCTGGAGCAGATTATCAGtgatcaagctgaagaagtCAAGATGCTTACAGCTTCAAGAGACTCTTTGGCCACCCAACTTGAGAATCTGCACTTTGAGATTGAACGCAGTCAGCAGAAGATCCGACAGGAGCTGGAAGTTGTTGCACAGAACAATTTAAAAGAGTTGCAGGACAGACTGAAGCAGGAACACAAGGCAGAAATGGAGACTCTGATGAAGGATAACCACGAGGCTCTGGAACATCTTTCTGTTGAAAATAGTGCTAAGTTAAATGAGGCAGCTGATCACCATGCCACTGCTATAAAAAGGAAGGATAGCCAAGCCAAGGAACTGGAGGCTCGGATAGCTGAGCTTGCAGAACTCCGCTGTAAACTAGAGGTTGAGCTAGCCCTCAAAGAATCAGAGACAGAAGAGTTAAAGCGCTTGTTTGAGGAGGCCAGGATACAGCAGGAAGAGGCTGTTAAGTCCCAAGTAGAGGCTGAGACCAAAGTTCTTGGAGAAGAACTGGCAGCTGTCAAAAAAGAGCTTCAGCTAAAGAATGAAGAGTATGAAGTGGACCTAGCAGAGCTTAGGACTCTCATGAGGATTGAGAAAGACCATTGCATCTCAGAGCTTGTCGACAGACACGAGGAGGAGACTATTTTGTTGAGCAACAAGCTCTCTTCCCTGCAGCAACAAGCCCAGGATACTGAGAGGAGCCACACTGAGCAGAAGCAGAAACTTAAAGAGGAATTAGATCAGCAGCTGGCTGCTCTCtgtgatgaaaaagaaaaacaactgagGAGTTTCCGAGAACAGGAGCAGGAGTTGAGGACTGTTATCAGCagtttgcaggaaaaaaatgacctgCTTTCTCAAAAACTAGAACAGGACAGACATGCAATTGAGAAACCTTTAGAGAAAGTAAAGGCCACTGAGGCTGCAGCACCAGATGCCTTTAAagagttacagcagcagaaagtggAGATGGAGAAGACACTTTCAGAAAAGATCAGACTACTTGAAAATGAGCTTCATGATGTCCGGTCCTCAAAAAG TGGTGAAGGGTTGTCACTGCATGCTGAGGGGCGTGCAGATGCTGGAGCACCTCTGTCTCTAGACTCAGCACTACAAGAGCGTCTGCAACAGGAAAGGGCCTCTCTGCAGGCACAGATGGAGCTcatggagaagaagaagaatgaggAGATACAGAACATTAAAACATCACTTATTGCAGAGCAGCAG ACAAATTTCAACACAGTGCTAACTCGAGAGAAGATGAAAAAGGAGCAGATCATCAGTGAGCTCACAGAGAAGTTGCGTAAAGTTacccagcagcaggagaagGATAAAG CTCTGATAGAGAAGCTGTCCGAGGACCGGGCTAGTGTGATGCAggaaaagaaacatttggaaGAGGAGCTCAACCATTTGCGTGGCACTGCACTGGTCTCCTCTGCCTTCTTCAACCCTAACCCCTTAGCTCAAGAGGCCACAGAAGCtggggcagcagcagcagcagcagctagaGCTCTGCCTGTTGCTGGAGCTTGTTCTTCTGAGCCCCTTGCTGAAACTGACAGATTGGCCTCTGTGACAGCCATTCGAGATGACGAACATGTTGATTCAGCAGTAGAAGCCAGCATGGTGACCGTCCA tgatgctatgatgtcagaggagaaacaGCGGATAATCTTACTTGAGAGG ACTTTACACatgaaggaagaagaaaacaagcGTCTCAGTCAAAGACTG ATGTCTCAGAGCATGTCGTCTGTGTCGTCACGGCATTCAGACAAAATCGCCATCAGAGA TTTCCAGGTAGGCGATTTGGTTCTAATCATCTTGGATGAAAGGCATGACAACTACGTGCTATTCACAGTTGGTCCCACCCTCTACTTCCTCCACTCCGAGTCTCTCACTGCACTGGACCTCAAACCAG CATCAGGGACCTCAAGACGGCCGTGGGTGCTTGGAAAGGTGATGGAGAAGGAATATTGCCAGGCAAAAAAG GCCCAGAACAGATTCAAAGTTCCTTTAGGAACCAAGTTCTACAGAGTGAAAGCTGTTCCATGGAACAGAAAAGTATAA